One Rosa chinensis cultivar Old Blush chromosome 5, RchiOBHm-V2, whole genome shotgun sequence genomic region harbors:
- the LOC112202876 gene encoding APO protein 1, chloroplastic, whose translation MFQRPPTASSTLWEPSPKGACLSTVDFKPPQLSAASSYNLGLKFEHGKLRKGGSTCRTIYSVSRKPSVEPTFRKRDASPQNEDLPAVLPKQKKKPYPIPLEKIKQAAKVNKKLAEKGIEKPLDPPKNGLLDPDLIPVAHQVLHAWKALIKGLAQLLHVIPVYGCLECSEVHVAQSGHHIQDCLGPSNATRRSFHSWMKGSINDVLVPIEAYHLYDPFGRRIKHETRFQYDRIPAVVELCIQAGVDIPEYPSRRRTKPIRMIGKKVIDRGGFVEEPEQWHAANPSSLAIADLDTHGASEWFAPPLSSDIPKIAQETLDAYETVKSGVTKLMKKCSVKACGYCTEVHVGPWGHNAKLCGEFKHQWRDGKHGWQDATVDEVFPPNYVWHVKDPKGPPMKGGALKKFYGKVPAVVELCLQAGAQIPEKYKPMMRLDIVVPEIDEAQLVA comes from the exons ATGTTCCAGAGGCCTCCAACAGCATCCTCTACTTTGTGGGAACCGTCTCCGAAAG GTGCTTGCCTCAGTACCGTAGATTTCAAGCCGCCTCAATTATCAGCTGCGAGTTCATATAATCTTGGCTTGAAG TTTGAGCATGGAAAGCTTCGTAAAGGGGGAAGTACATGCAGAACCATCTACTCTGTCAGTAGGAAGCCCAGTGTAGAACCAACTTTCAGGAAGCGAGATGCATCTCCCCAAAATGAGGATCTTCCAGCTGTACTAcctaagcaaaagaaaaaaccatATCCCATTCCCTTAGAGAAGATTAAGCAGGCTGCAAAGGTGAACAAAAAACTTGCAGAAAAGGGTATAGAAAAGCCACTCGACCCTCCAAAAAATGGATTACTTGACCCTGATCTAATTCCTGTTGCTCATCAAGTACTGCATGCTTGGAAAGCTTTGATTAAAGGCCTTGCACAGCTGTTGCATGTTATTCCAGTATATGGTTGCCT TGAATGCTCTGAGGTCCATGTAGCCCAGTCTGGCCATCACATTCAGGACTGTCTTGGTCCATCAAATGCTACACGCCGAAGCTTCCACTCATGGATGAAGGGTTCAATCAATGACGTACTTGTACCCATTGAAGCATATCATCTCTACGATCCTTTTGGTCGGCGCATTAAGCATGAAACTAGATTCCAATATGACAGGATTCCAGCAGTTGTGGAGCTGTGCATCCAAGCTGGTGTGGACATACCTGAGTACCCTTCACGCCGAAGAACCAAACCCATCCGAATGATCGGAAAGAAAGTGATCGATCGGGGTGGATTTGTTGAGGAGCCTGAGCAATGGCATGCTGCAAATCCATCTTCACTTGCTATTGCTGATCTTGATACACATGGGGCTTCTGAATGGTTTGCACCTCCACTGTCATCAGATATTCCTAAAATTGCACAGGAGACACTAGATGCATATGAAACTGTCAAGTCTGGAGTGACAAAGCTGATGAAGAAATGCAGTGTGAAGGCATGTGGGTATTGCACGGAGGTTCATGTAGGACCTTGGGGTCATAATGCAAAGCTGTGTGGAGAATTCAAGCACCAATGGAGGGATGGAAAACATGGTTGGCAGGATGCTACCGTGGACGAAGTTTTCCCTCCAAATTATGTATGGCATGTCAAAGATCCCAAAGGGCCTCCAATGAAGGGTGGTGCGCTCAAGAAGTTCTACGGGAAGGTGCCAGCAGTGGTAGAGCTGTGCTTGCAAGCAGGTGCTCAGATTCCTGAGAAATACAAGCCCATGATGAGGCTTGACATTGTAGTCCCTGAAATTGATGAGGCACAGTTAGTTGCATGA
- the LOC112203227 gene encoding mRNA-capping enzyme, producing MVSTDIHLSSLQLPAPNPERSDSEERQCKRLKPDQGSSYTHRSVLSQLRPSNESFQTPKSYDTSKLPSGWLDCSSFGEELDCMIPSKVPLGESYNVFVPHAKRYSFKQVIEAQRFRRRKIGLVIDLTNTTRYYRTCDLVKMGIKHVRIPCNGRNSVPDNFSVNRFVYEVMRFKEYYPEKYILVHCTHGHNRTGYMIIHYLMRTQPMRTVTRAIKDFAQARPPGIYKPDYINALYSFYHEMKPVEFVCPPSPEWKRSSEFVPDDNDQILKNSHQDRDTDGVVMTNDDILGDDIPDGQQEELRRLCYKLLKAFPRVRGRWQFPGSHPVSLNWENLQLLRQQSYYATWKADGTRYMMLITIHGCYLIDRSFNFRRVQMRFPRKHSNGSTEKSTHHCTLLDGEMVIDTEHLPGPQKKQTRRYLVYDMMALNNGSVVEWPFQERSKKIEEQVIEPRTNDQRRVYESRSNNPDYRYDLEPFRVRMKGFWPLSKVKKILKEFIPKLSHDADGVIFQGMDDPYVIRKHERLVKWKYPEMNSVDFLFEVGGDGRKLLYLYAYGEKQLMKGERVAFKDSSEHYSFYSGKIIECFRDSEKKEWVYMRSRTDKSTPNDVETYKKVKKSIEDNITEDVLLKEIDNIILLPMYVEQHANSARLR from the coding sequence ATGGTCTCCACAGACATCCACTTGAGTTCATTACAATTACCCGCACCAAACCCAGAACGCAGCGATAGCGAAGAGAGACAGTGTAAGCGATTGAAACCAGATCAAGGTAGTTCATATACCCACAGATCAGTACTATCTCAGCTGCGTCCTTCAAATGAATCTTTTCAAACTCCCAAGTCTTATGACACATCTAAGCTCCCCTCTGGGTGGTTGGATTGCTCATCGTTTGGTGAAGAGCTAGATTGCATGATACCTTCTAAAGTGCCACTAGGTGAATCCTACAATGTCTTTGTTCCTCATGCTAAGAGATACTCATTCAAGCAAGTGATTGAGGCACAGAGATTTCGGCGAAGAAAAATCGGTTTGGTTATCGATTTGACCAACACAACTCGTTACTATCGGACGTGTGATTTGGTGAAAATGGGTATCAAGCATGTCAGGATTCCATGCAATGGCCGGAATTCTGTACCGGACAACTTTTCGGTGAATCGTTTCGTATACGAGGTTATGCGATTCAAAGAGTACTACCCAGAGAAGTATATCCTTGTGCATTGTACACATGGACACAATCGCACAGGGTACATGATCATACATTACTTGATGCGCACGCAGCCAATGAGGACAGTCACTCGAGCAATAAAAGATTTTGCTCAAGCGCGTCCTCCGGGAATATATAAACCTGACTACATCAATGCATTGTACTCATTCTATCATGAAATGAAGCCTGTGGAATTCGTTTGCCCACCTTCTCCTGAGTGGAAGAGATCTTCGGAATTTGTGCCAGACGACAAtgatcaaattttgaaaaatagtcATCAGGATAGGGATACAGATGGTGTAGTAATGACTAATGATGATATCCTGGGTGACGATATACCTGATGGCCAGCAAGAGGAACTGCGGAGGTTGTGCTACAAACTTCTTAAGGCCTTTCCCAGGGTACGAGGAAGATGGCAATTCCCAGGGTCACACCCAGTTTCTCTTAACTGGGAGAATCTACAGTTGTTGAGGCAACAGTCTTACTATGCCACTTGGAAAGCTGATGGAACCCGTTATATGATGTTAATAACTATACATGGATGTTACTTGATTGATAGAAGCTTCAATTTTAGGAGGGTTCAAATGAGGTTTCCCCGCAAACACTCAAATGGTTCTACTGAGAAGAGTACTCACCACTGCACGTTACTAGATGGGGAGATGGTGATCGATACTGAGCACCTGCCAGGTCCACAGAAGAAGCAGACCAGAAGATACCTTGTTTATGATATGATGGCACTCAACAACGGTTCTGTGGTAGAGTGGCCTTTTCAGGAGCGGTCGAAGAAGATTGAGGAGCAAGTAATTGAGCCTCGGACTAATGACCAGCGCCGAGTTTACGAAAGTAGGAGCAATAATCCTGACTACAGATATGACTTGGAACCATTCAGGGTGAGGATGAAGGGCTTTTGGCCACTCTCTAAGGTGAAGAAGATTTTGAAGGAATTCATCCCAAAGCTTTCACATGATGCAGATGGCGTGATCTTTCAGGGTATGGACGATCCTTATGTTATCAGAAAACATGAACGCCTTGTGAAGTGGAAATACCCGGAAATGAACTCGGTTGATTTTCTCTTCGAGGTAGGTGGTGATGGTCGGAAACTGCTTTATCTGTATGCATATGGAGAAAAGCAACTAATGAAAGGAGAGAGGGTTGCATTTAAGGATAGTTCGGAACACTACTCTTTTTATTCGGGAAAAATAATAGAGTGTTTTCGGGATTCTGAGAAAAAAGAATGGGTCTACATGCGGAGCAGGACAGATAAATCGACTCCAAATGATGTAGAGACCTACAAAAAGGTAAAGAAAAGCATAGAGGATAATATCACGGAGGACGTCTTACTGAAGGAGATAGATAACATCATTCTTCTGCCTATGTATGTTGAGCAGCATGCAAATTCAGCACGGTTGAGATGA